Proteins from one Oryza sativa Japonica Group chromosome 12, ASM3414082v1 genomic window:
- the LOC9272436 gene encoding E3 ubiquitin-protein ligase EL5-like produces MEVVVARRGVVVLRLRHGEPPPSAAARSGGRCSRLLLLWTFAVGFAAGLFMFASHVLAAVAAAVLFAAMCLYTCLCLNNAAPEEEEEQQQQPPVLLLPGQALRVAVMPPSVGRLQQQEVNGGGGGGGLRQEDVEAAIPAFEYSKGSGGAAEAEQCAVCIGVVRRGETVRRLPACGHAFHAACIDGWLRAHATCPVCRADVKVAAGGGGGAPV; encoded by the coding sequence ATggaagtcgtcgtcgctcgCCGGGGCGTCGTCGTCCTGCGGCTGCGCCACGGCGAGCCGccgcccagcgccgccgcgcggtCTGGCGGGCGCTGCTCGAGGCTGCTCCTCCTGTGGACGTTCGCCGTCGGCTTCGCCGCCGGGCTGTTCATGTTCGCCAGCCACGTcttggccgccgtcgccgccgccgtgctcttcGCCGCCATGTGCCTGTACACGTGCCTGTGCCTGAACAacgcggcgccggaggaggaagaggagcagcagcagcagccgcctgTTCTGCTGCTTCCCGGTCAGGCGCTGCGCGTCGCCGTGATGCCGCCATCGGTGGGGCggctgcagcagcaggaggtcaacggcggcggcggcggcggaggcctcaGGCAGGAGGACGTCGAGGCCGCCATCCCGGCGTTCGAGTACAGTAAGGGttcgggcggcgcggcggaggcggagcagtGCGCCGTGTGCATCGGAGTCGTGCGGCGGGGGGAGACGGTGCGGCGGCTGCCGGCGTGCGGGCACGCGTTCCACGCGGCGTGCATCGACGGGTGGCTCCGCGCGCACGCCACGTGCCCCGTGTGCCGCGCCGACGTcaaggtcgccgccggcggcggcggcggagcgccgGTGTAG